The window TTTCCTGGATACGGAACCATGAAATGATCTCTGCCTTGATGAATACGATACCGAAGAGGATACCAACGACCAGGTATTTCACATTGGCATACCAGGGCTCCTTTACATGTGATTCGTTGATGCACATGGTATCCAGGGAACGCACTTCAAAATCGGTGTTCTCCTGTTGTGTTTGTGGTTGTACAAAACTTGTATTGGTCGACATAATCTTAGCTGCTTTTAGAGTCTTAAAATGAAGGGAAGGATCACATTGGCCATCAGGAAACCACCGGCCATGAAACAACAGGTAGCTACTACGGAAGGCCACTGCAGGTTAGAGATGCCCATGATAGCATGTCCCGAAGTACAACCACCGGCATAACGGGTACCGAAGCCCACCATGAAACCACCCACCACCATCATGAGGAAACCACGAAGGGTGAACAGTGCTGTCCAGTTGAACACATCCCTGGGCACGAGACCGCTGTAGTCATTGATACCATACCCTGCGAGTTCATTCACCAGGTTGGGATGCACTTCGATGGGGTTGGGGTTCGACAACAGCAGGGTTGTCAGGATCCCCCCCAGGAAGATCCCGAAAACGAAGAAGAGGTTCCAGACTTCCTTTTTCCAATCATATTGGAAGAAGGGGATCTTGGCTGGCAGGCAAGCCGCACATACGTGACGCAATGAGGAGGAGATGCCAAAAGACTTATTTCCCAGCAACAACAATGTGGGAACCGTTAACCCGATCAGGGGGCCTGCTACATACCAGGGCCAGGGTTGTTTGAGCCATTCAATAAAACTCATATGCTACTATTTGTTTGTTTGTGTTGATCAGTGAATATTC is drawn from Flavihumibacter rivuli and contains these coding sequences:
- a CDS encoding YeeE/YedE family protein; translation: MSFIEWLKQPWPWYVAGPLIGLTVPTLLLLGNKSFGISSSLRHVCAACLPAKIPFFQYDWKKEVWNLFFVFGIFLGGILTTLLLSNPNPIEVHPNLVNELAGYGINDYSGLVPRDVFNWTALFTLRGFLMMVVGGFMVGFGTRYAGGCTSGHAIMGISNLQWPSVVATCCFMAGGFLMANVILPFILRL